One region of Olleya sp. Hel_I_94 genomic DNA includes:
- a CDS encoding HesB/IscA family protein — MIKVSDTAKKKVIELMNDDGFNPSTDYVRVGVKSGGCSGLSYDLKFDKAKEDEDKVFEDNDVKIIVDKKSFLYLIGTTLEYSGGLNGTGFVFNNPNANRTCGCGESFSL, encoded by the coding sequence ATGATAAAAGTTTCTGATACCGCTAAAAAGAAAGTCATCGAATTGATGAATGATGATGGCTTTAACCCAAGCACAGACTACGTTCGCGTTGGTGTAAAAAGTGGTGGTTGTTCTGGATTGTCTTATGATTTAAAATTTGACAAAGCAAAAGAAGATGAAGACAAAGTGTTTGAAGACAATGACGTTAAAATTATTGTAGACAAAAAAAGTTTTCTTTATCTTATAGGTACCACTTTAGAATACTCTGGCGGATTAAACGGAACTGGGTTTGTGTTTAATAACCCTAACGCTAACCGTACTTGCGGTTGTGGCGAATCATTTTCATTATAA
- the sufB gene encoding Fe-S cluster assembly protein SufB gives MSKYTEDDLREELKTKEYEYGFFTDIESETFPIGLNEDIVRAISMKKEEPEWMTEWRLEAFKVWQAMEEPDWANVNYTKPDFQAIAYYSAPVAVDPNKTLDDVDPDLLAMYKKLGISVDEQKKMNNVAMDIVVDSVSVATTFKKTLAEKGIIFMPISEAIKEHPELVRKYIGTIVPTTDNFYAALNSAVFSDGSFCYIPKGVKCPMELSTYFRINQGGTGQFERTLLVADEGSYVSYLEGCTAPSRDENQLHAAVVELIALDDAEIKYSTVQNWYPGNAEGKGGVYNFVTKRGLCEKNAKISWTQVETGSAVTWKYPSCILKGDNSVGEFYSIAVTNNHQQADTGTKMIHLGKNTKSTIISKGISAGKSQNSYRGLVQISSRADNARNFSQCDSLLMGNECGAHTFPYIEAKNKTAQIEHEATTSKIGEDQIFYCNQRGIDTEKAIALIVNGFSKEVLNKLPMEFAIEAQKLLEISLEGSVG, from the coding sequence ATGTCAAAATATACAGAGGACGACCTTAGAGAAGAATTAAAAACCAAAGAATATGAATATGGTTTTTTTACAGATATAGAATCTGAAACATTCCCTATTGGTCTAAACGAAGATATCGTTCGTGCTATTTCTATGAAAAAAGAAGAGCCAGAATGGATGACAGAATGGAGACTTGAAGCATTTAAAGTGTGGCAAGCAATGGAAGAACCGGATTGGGCTAATGTAAATTACACCAAACCAGATTTTCAGGCAATTGCATATTACTCTGCTCCTGTTGCTGTGGATCCTAACAAGACATTAGATGACGTAGATCCAGATTTACTAGCAATGTATAAAAAGCTAGGAATATCTGTTGACGAGCAAAAAAAGATGAACAATGTCGCTATGGATATTGTTGTCGACTCTGTGTCTGTTGCCACAACTTTTAAAAAGACTTTAGCAGAAAAAGGTATTATTTTTATGCCAATATCTGAAGCTATAAAAGAACATCCAGAATTAGTTAGAAAATACATTGGTACCATCGTACCAACAACAGACAACTTTTATGCAGCATTAAATAGTGCTGTATTTAGTGACGGTTCTTTTTGTTATATTCCTAAAGGTGTTAAATGTCCAATGGAATTATCAACATACTTCAGGATTAATCAAGGTGGTACAGGACAATTTGAACGCACATTATTAGTAGCAGATGAAGGTAGTTATGTATCATACCTGGAAGGCTGTACTGCGCCTAGTAGAGACGAGAACCAATTACACGCAGCAGTTGTAGAGCTTATTGCTTTAGATGATGCTGAAATAAAATACAGTACAGTACAAAATTGGTATCCTGGTAATGCTGAAGGAAAAGGTGGTGTTTACAACTTTGTAACTAAACGTGGTTTATGCGAAAAAAACGCCAAAATCTCTTGGACTCAAGTTGAAACAGGAAGTGCTGTAACTTGGAAATACCCAAGTTGTATATTAAAAGGAGATAATTCTGTAGGCGAATTTTACTCTATTGCTGTCACTAACAATCACCAACAAGCAGATACTGGAACAAAAATGATTCATTTAGGTAAAAACACTAAATCAACCATTATTTCTAAAGGTATATCTGCAGGAAAATCACAAAACTCTTATCGTGGTTTAGTTCAAATTAGTAGTCGTGCAGACAATGCTAGAAACTTTTCTCAATGTGATAGTTTGTTAATGGGTAACGAGTGTGGTGCACACACCTTCCCATATATAGAAGCTAAAAATAAGACTGCACAAATAGAGCACGAAGCAACAACAAGTAAAATTGGTGAAGACCAAATATTTTATTGCAACCAACGTGGTATAGATACAGAAAAAGCTATTGCACTAATTGTAAATGGATTTAGTAAAGAAGTACTAAATAAATTACCAATGGAGTTTGCTATTGAAGCTCAAAAACTATTAGAAATATCGTTAGAAGGATCTGTTGGATAA
- a CDS encoding N-acyl homoserine lactonase family protein → MKKLTLILLSLTFMVACKNDNKQTEVTTQTKAEPIKLFMFDGGTVQVNKLEIFSQDDLYKGESKTFADMFFVIKHPEGNLLWDAGLAEGLVGQKPFTTPDGAFTVSRDQGIEEQLKTIGLQTKDIDYIALSHTHFDHSGSASKLAHATWIVQQVEYDFVTSIEQQKNNPDNYNAIKDLKITKKINGDLDVFGDGKVIIKSTPGHTPGHQSLFLDLEQEGPLFLAGDLYHFEENRTNHIVPSFNFSVEDTKASMETFEAFAKQKEARVIIQHSTKDYNSLNHAPEPIQ, encoded by the coding sequence ATGAAAAAACTAACCCTAATTTTATTAAGCTTAACCTTTATGGTAGCTTGTAAAAATGATAATAAACAAACTGAGGTTACTACCCAAACAAAAGCAGAACCAATCAAACTATTTATGTTTGATGGAGGAACAGTTCAGGTTAACAAATTAGAGATTTTTTCTCAAGACGATTTGTACAAAGGTGAAAGTAAAACTTTTGCTGATATGTTTTTTGTTATTAAACATCCAGAAGGTAATTTGCTTTGGGATGCAGGATTAGCAGAAGGTTTAGTTGGACAAAAACCTTTTACTACTCCTGATGGTGCATTTACCGTATCTAGAGATCAAGGTATTGAAGAACAACTAAAAACAATAGGTTTACAAACTAAAGATATTGACTATATAGCCTTATCACACACACATTTTGATCACTCAGGATCTGCATCAAAATTAGCTCATGCTACTTGGATTGTTCAACAAGTAGAATATGACTTTGTTACAAGTATAGAGCAACAAAAAAACAATCCTGATAATTACAACGCTATAAAGGATTTAAAAATAACTAAAAAAATCAATGGAGATTTGGATGTTTTTGGAGATGGAAAAGTGATTATTAAGTCCACTCCAGGTCATACACCAGGTCACCAATCTTTATTTTTAGATTTAGAGCAAGAAGGACCATTATTTTTAGCAGGAGATTTATATCATTTTGAAGAAAACAGAACGAATCATATTGTACCAAGTTTCAACTTTAGTGTAGAGGACACAAAAGCATCAATGGAAACTTTTGAAGCTTTTGCAAAACAAAAAGAAGCACGAGTGATCATTCAGCATTCAACAAAAGATTACAATAGTTTAAATCACGCTCCAGAGCCTATTCAATAA
- the sufC gene encoding Fe-S cluster assembly ATPase SufC, which produces MLQIKNLHASVEDKSILKGINLEVKAGEVHAIMGPNGSGKSTLASVIAGKEEYEVTDGTILLEGEDIDELAAEERAHKGVFLSFQYPVEIPGVSVTNFMKTAINETRKAKGLPDMPANEMLKMIREKSELLEIDRKFLSRSLNEGFSGGEKKRNEIFQMAMLEPKLAILDETDSGLDIDALRIVANGVNKLKSKDNAVIVITHYQRLLDYIVPDFVHVLYNGRIVKSGGKELAHELEEKGYDWIKEEVDA; this is translated from the coding sequence ATGTTACAAATAAAAAATTTACACGCAAGTGTTGAAGATAAATCTATTTTAAAAGGTATTAACCTTGAAGTTAAAGCAGGAGAAGTACATGCTATAATGGGACCAAATGGTTCTGGTAAAAGTACATTAGCTTCGGTAATAGCAGGAAAAGAAGAATATGAAGTAACAGATGGAACTATTCTTTTAGAAGGTGAAGATATTGACGAATTAGCAGCAGAGGAACGTGCACACAAAGGTGTGTTTTTATCGTTTCAATATCCAGTAGAAATTCCTGGAGTTAGCGTTACTAACTTTATGAAAACTGCAATTAACGAAACACGTAAAGCTAAAGGTTTACCTGATATGCCAGCTAACGAAATGCTAAAAATGATTCGTGAAAAATCAGAACTTTTAGAAATTGATCGTAAGTTTTTATCTAGATCTTTAAACGAAGGATTCTCTGGTGGAGAAAAGAAACGTAACGAGATTTTTCAAATGGCTATGTTAGAACCTAAATTAGCCATTTTAGATGAAACTGATTCAGGATTAGATATCGATGCTTTACGTATTGTAGCCAATGGTGTAAATAAACTAAAAAGTAAAGATAATGCTGTAATAGTCATTACCCATTACCAACGTTTACTAGACTATATCGTACCTGATTTTGTCCACGTACTATACAATGGTCGTATTGTTAAGTCTGGAGGAAAAGAACTAGCACATGAGTTAGAAGAAAAAGGTTACGACTGGATCAAAGAAGAAGTAGACGCTTAA
- the sufD gene encoding Fe-S cluster assembly protein SufD: MSLKEKLVSSFLAFENQVDLESKIHDVRSEAIKTFEAKGFPTKKDEAWKYTSLNSVLKHDYSLFPKQDNALEYSDIKKYFLDDIDTYKIVFIDGKYSSNLSQTTHDGIDVCLMSSALHKPKYQLIIENYFNKVAGKEGLTSLNTAFSKEGAYIHIPKNKVVAKPIQIVHFSTGNEAALMLQPRNLIVVDENSHVQIIERHQSLTDNPVLTNSVTEIVANKRAIVDYYKVQNDNINASLIDSTFVEQKRESHVSVHTFSFGGKLTRNNLNFYQNGEYMDSTLNGVTIIGDKQHVDHNTLVHHIEPNCESHQDYKGIFNDSSTGIFNGKVVVNKEAQKTNAFQSNNNILLSDKATINSKPQLEIFADDVKCSHGCTIGQLDESALFYMKSRGIPEKEAKGLLMYAFSNNVLKSVKIPELKQRITKIIANKLGVNIGFDL, translated from the coding sequence ATGAGTTTAAAAGAAAAATTAGTATCCTCTTTTTTAGCATTCGAAAATCAAGTGGATTTAGAGTCTAAAATACATGATGTTAGAAGCGAAGCAATAAAAACGTTTGAGGCTAAAGGCTTTCCTACAAAAAAGGACGAAGCTTGGAAGTACACCTCTTTAAATAGTGTTTTAAAACACGACTATAGCTTGTTTCCTAAACAAGATAATGCCTTAGAGTACAGTGATATTAAAAAGTATTTTCTAGATGATATTGACACTTACAAAATCGTGTTTATAGATGGTAAATACTCTTCTAATTTATCTCAAACTACGCATGATGGTATTGATGTTTGCCTAATGTCTTCAGCATTGCACAAACCTAAATACCAACTAATTATTGAAAACTACTTTAATAAAGTAGCAGGTAAAGAAGGATTAACATCTTTAAATACCGCTTTTTCTAAAGAAGGTGCCTACATACACATTCCTAAAAACAAAGTGGTTGCTAAACCTATTCAAATAGTACATTTTTCTACAGGAAATGAAGCTGCATTAATGCTACAACCACGTAACTTAATTGTGGTTGACGAAAACTCTCATGTACAAATTATAGAGCGTCACCAAAGTTTGACAGACAATCCTGTTTTAACAAATTCTGTTACAGAAATTGTTGCTAACAAACGTGCCATAGTTGATTACTATAAAGTGCAAAATGACAACATTAATGCATCATTAATAGACAGCACTTTTGTAGAGCAAAAACGCGAAAGCCATGTATCTGTGCATACGTTTAGTTTTGGAGGAAAGTTAACACGTAACAATTTAAACTTCTATCAAAACGGAGAATATATGGACTCTACATTAAACGGAGTTACCATTATTGGAGATAAACAACATGTTGACCACAACACTTTAGTACATCATATAGAACCTAATTGCGAAAGTCATCAGGACTACAAAGGAATTTTTAACGACAGCTCAACTGGTATCTTTAATGGTAAAGTTGTAGTAAACAAAGAGGCACAAAAAACCAATGCCTTCCAATCAAATAACAACATATTATTAAGCGATAAGGCAACGATAAACTCTAAACCTCAACTAGAAATTTTTGCAGATGATGTAAAATGTTCTCATGGTTGTACAATTGGACAATTAGACGAAAGTGCTTTATTTTATATGAAATCTAGAGGTATTCCAGAAAAAGAAGCTAAAGGATTATTAATGTACGCTTTTAGTAATAACGTTTTAAAGTCTGTAAAAATTCCAGAATTAAAACAACGAATAACTAAAATTATAGCAAATAAATTAGGTGTTAATATAGGTTTTGACTTGTAA
- a CDS encoding aminotransferase class V-fold PLP-dependent enzyme, producing MLDINLIRKDFPILKRQVNGKPLVYFDNAATSQTPQQVIDVIVDYYSNYNANIHRGVHALSQEATDKYEAARLTIQKHFNANKAQEIIFTSGTTHAINLVANGFTKLIDNGDELIVSALEHHSNIVPWQMLCEKTGAKLKVIPMTLEGELDMEAYTALLSEKTKLVFVNHISNALGTINPIKTIIDQAHKFGAAVLIDGAQACPHIKPDVQALDVDFYVTSAHKICGPTGVGMLYGKEEWLNKMEPYQGGGEMIDQVTFEKTTYAGLPHKFEAGTPNICGGIAFGAALNYMNAIGFDTIASYEKELLDYGTEKLLEIEGLKIYGTSKNKTSVISFNLEGIHPYDVGTLLDKMGIAVRTGHHCAQPIMTFFKIPGTIRASFAFYNTKQEIDALVSGVKKAKMMLS from the coding sequence ATGTTAGATATCAATTTAATACGTAAAGATTTTCCAATACTTAAAAGACAAGTAAATGGCAAACCATTGGTATATTTTGATAATGCAGCAACATCGCAAACGCCACAACAGGTTATTGATGTTATTGTAGATTACTATTCTAATTACAATGCCAATATACATCGTGGTGTACACGCGCTAAGCCAAGAAGCTACAGATAAGTATGAAGCTGCTAGACTTACAATACAAAAACACTTTAATGCTAATAAAGCACAAGAAATTATATTCACTTCTGGTACAACACATGCTATAAATTTAGTAGCTAATGGTTTTACAAAATTAATAGATAATGGAGATGAGCTTATTGTTTCGGCTTTAGAACACCACAGCAACATCGTACCTTGGCAAATGCTTTGCGAAAAAACTGGAGCAAAACTTAAGGTAATACCAATGACTTTAGAGGGTGAACTGGATATGGAAGCTTATACAGCTTTGCTTTCTGAAAAAACAAAACTTGTTTTTGTAAATCATATATCAAACGCATTAGGAACCATAAATCCTATAAAAACTATAATCGACCAAGCGCATAAATTTGGCGCTGCAGTTTTGATAGATGGTGCCCAAGCTTGTCCACATATCAAACCTGATGTACAAGCATTAGATGTAGATTTTTATGTAACATCTGCTCACAAAATTTGTGGTCCAACTGGAGTTGGTATGTTATACGGAAAAGAAGAGTGGCTTAATAAAATGGAACCTTATCAAGGTGGTGGAGAAATGATTGACCAAGTTACTTTTGAAAAAACAACTTATGCAGGCTTACCTCATAAATTTGAAGCTGGTACACCTAACATTTGTGGTGGTATTGCTTTTGGAGCAGCATTAAATTATATGAACGCTATTGGTTTTGATACAATAGCTTCTTATGAAAAAGAACTATTAGATTATGGAACAGAAAAATTGTTAGAAATTGAAGGTCTAAAAATTTACGGTACTTCAAAAAATAAAACTTCTGTGATATCTTTTAATTTAGAAGGCATTCATCCTTATGACGTTGGCACATTACTAGACAAAATGGGAATCGCTGTTCGTACAGGACACCATTGCGCGCAACCAATAATGACCTTTTTCAAGATACCTGGTACTATTAGAGCGTCATTCGCATTTTATAATACCAAACAAGAAATTGATGCTTTAGTTTCTGGAGTTAAAAAAGCAAAAATGATGCTTTCATAA
- a CDS encoding META domain-containing protein, which translates to MKTFTIILFSLLLNSCGATQDSTSNLNPDMQKATQTLNGDYKVTLLDNQSIIQELTLVFDSTTKRVSGFSGCNNFFGSYEINNDNITFSNLGSTKKFCQEDANVTEQNYLKVLENTTNFKIEDNIITLLNNETVLLNASPVINNTSQKQDNSLTFKYTAFSRGTYTMISIDQNTVTSQFSRSEKENVAPCSKEDWNAIKTLSDAIAIKSLNTLEPPSTAHQYDGAASSNLTITLNGEQYSTPTFDAGNPPKEIADLVSKLLEVAKLDTKK; encoded by the coding sequence ATGAAAACATTTACTATAATACTATTCTCTTTACTTCTTAATAGTTGTGGTGCTACTCAAGATTCAACAAGCAATTTAAATCCAGATATGCAAAAAGCAACTCAAACATTAAATGGCGATTACAAAGTCACTCTTCTAGACAATCAATCAATAATACAAGAGTTAACCCTAGTATTTGACAGTACAACTAAACGCGTTTCAGGCTTTTCAGGATGCAACAATTTTTTTGGAAGTTATGAGATCAATAATGACAACATAACCTTTAGCAACTTAGGATCCACAAAAAAATTCTGTCAAGAAGACGCTAATGTAACTGAGCAAAATTATTTAAAAGTATTAGAAAACACTACAAACTTTAAAATAGAAGACAATATCATTACCCTTTTAAATAATGAAACTGTCCTATTAAATGCTTCACCTGTGATAAACAATACAAGTCAAAAGCAAGATAATAGTCTAACATTTAAGTATACTGCATTTTCAAGAGGTACTTATACAATGATAAGTATAGATCAAAATACGGTTACCTCGCAATTTAGTAGATCTGAAAAAGAAAACGTTGCACCATGCAGTAAAGAAGATTGGAACGCTATTAAAACCTTGTCAGATGCTATAGCTATTAAATCTTTAAACACGTTAGAGCCTCCAAGTACAGCACACCAATACGATGGAGCTGCTTCATCTAACTTAACGATAACTTTAAATGGCGAACAATACAGCACACCTACTTTTGATGCTGGTAATCCGCCTAAAGAAATAGCAGATTTAGTATCTAAACTATTAGAAGTAGCTAAACTTGACACCAAAAAATAG
- a CDS encoding SufE family protein, producing MQTIKEIQDEIVDEFSMFEDWEERYQYMIDLGKTLPLIAPEYKTEDNIIKGCQSKVWVHAEMDDNKIAFTADSDAIITKGIIAILIRTFSNQHPKDILDANTDFIDQIGLKEHLSPTRANGLVSMIKQIKLYAIAYQTQLQ from the coding sequence ATGCAGACGATAAAAGAAATACAAGACGAAATTGTAGACGAATTTTCAATGTTTGAAGATTGGGAAGAACGTTATCAATACATGATTGATTTAGGAAAAACGTTACCGCTTATTGCACCAGAATATAAAACTGAAGACAATATTATTAAAGGCTGTCAAAGTAAAGTTTGGGTACATGCAGAAATGGATGATAATAAAATAGCATTTACTGCAGACAGCGATGCTATTATTACAAAAGGAATTATAGCCATATTGATTAGAACATTCTCCAATCAACATCCTAAAGATATATTGGATGCCAATACAGATTTTATTGATCAAATAGGGTTAAAAGAACATTTATCGCCAACTAGAGCCAATGGTTTAGTTAGTATGATAAAACAAATAAAATTATATGCCATAGCATATCAAACGCAACTACAATAA
- a CDS encoding SUF system Fe-S cluster assembly protein, whose amino-acid sequence MSDTTIDTAELGEKIVKVLKTIYDPEIPVDIYELGLIYDVFVNEDYDVKILMTLTTPNCPVAETLPLEVEEKVKSLNDVKDAEVEITFDPPWTQDLMSEEAKLELGML is encoded by the coding sequence ATGAGTGATACAACTATAGATACTGCTGAATTAGGAGAAAAAATAGTAAAGGTTTTAAAAACAATTTATGACCCAGAAATTCCAGTTGATATTTACGAACTAGGATTAATATACGATGTTTTTGTTAACGAAGATTATGATGTAAAAATCCTAATGACACTAACAACACCTAACTGTCCTGTTGCTGAAACGCTTCCTTTAGAAGTTGAAGAAAAAGTAAAATCGTTAAACGATGTAAAAGATGCAGAAGTAGAAATTACTTTTGATCCACCTTGGACTCAAGACTTAATGAGCGAAGAAGCTAAATTAGAGCTTGGTATGCTTTAA
- a CDS encoding ABC transporter ATP-binding protein gives MARHAPKSLKEKNKTSLKKSFSALIYIPRFFKEIWNTNKTLFLSSAFCRLIGAVLPVIILWIGKIIIDEIILQTNLEITDLTQLWTYVGIEFGLIVLSDLVSRAIQLTDSLLGDAYSIDTSVRIIKKTNQIDISLLEDSEFYDKLERARTQTTSRVGLMSNALGEVQSLISIATLVAGLIYFEPYLIILLVLSIIPAFINEIWFSQQQYSLARGWTAERRELDYLRFIGANDKTAKEIKLFGLTDFVVDRFKNLSQEYYDLNKKLAIKRSALGFVFNVLGTLSYYGAYVFIIYRVISGVITLGELTFLSGAFNRLTRNLQDFFSKFTRISESALYLKDYFEFIDISIQPKHNEDMPLPEKIKEGFEFVNVKFSYPESDNEILKGISFKIKAGEKLAFVGQNGAGKTTLTKLLLRFYEPTSGQILLDGVNINRFDKAKYQAFFGVIFQDFFRYEFTVRENIAIGDIGQIENQEKIENAAELSLANQVVSELKKGYDQQLGKRFAKGQELSGGQWQKVALARAYMKDAKVMILDEPTSALDAKAESDVFERFIGLTEDKTSIIISHRFSTVRQANKILVLDEGRVLEMGTHEDLMANKSLYADLFKLQAEGYQ, from the coding sequence ATGGCTAGACATGCACCAAAATCGTTAAAAGAAAAAAACAAAACCAGTTTAAAAAAATCTTTTAGTGCTTTAATATATATTCCGCGATTTTTTAAAGAAATCTGGAATACCAATAAAACATTATTTTTAAGCTCGGCATTTTGTAGACTAATTGGTGCAGTATTACCTGTAATTATTTTATGGATTGGTAAAATAATTATAGATGAAATTATACTTCAAACTAATTTAGAAATTACAGATTTAACCCAACTTTGGACTTATGTTGGTATTGAGTTTGGGTTAATTGTCCTATCAGACCTAGTTAGTCGTGCTATACAATTAACAGATAGCTTATTAGGCGACGCTTACTCTATTGACACTTCCGTAAGAATTATTAAAAAAACCAATCAAATTGATATTAGCTTATTAGAAGACTCAGAGTTTTATGATAAACTAGAACGTGCTAGAACGCAAACCACAAGTCGTGTTGGATTAATGTCTAACGCACTTGGCGAAGTACAAAGCTTAATATCCATAGCTACTTTGGTAGCTGGTCTAATCTATTTTGAACCCTATTTAATAATTCTGCTTGTACTAAGTATTATACCAGCATTTATTAACGAAATCTGGTTTAGTCAACAACAATACTCTTTAGCAAGAGGTTGGACAGCAGAAAGAAGAGAATTAGATTACCTAAGGTTTATTGGAGCCAATGACAAAACAGCCAAAGAAATTAAGTTGTTTGGATTAACAGACTTTGTTGTAGACCGTTTTAAAAACCTATCTCAAGAGTATTATGATTTAAATAAAAAACTAGCCATTAAACGCTCCGCTTTAGGGTTTGTATTTAATGTTCTAGGGACTTTAAGTTATTATGGTGCTTACGTTTTTATAATATATCGTGTAATATCTGGCGTGATTACTCTAGGAGAATTAACCTTCTTATCAGGTGCATTTAATAGATTAACAAGAAATTTACAGGACTTCTTTTCTAAATTTACACGTATTTCAGAAAGCGCTTTATATTTAAAAGATTATTTCGAATTTATAGATATTTCAATTCAACCAAAACATAACGAGGATATGCCTCTTCCTGAAAAAATAAAGGAAGGGTTTGAGTTTGTCAATGTTAAATTTTCTTACCCAGAATCCGACAATGAAATTTTAAAAGGCATCAGCTTTAAAATTAAAGCTGGCGAAAAACTAGCATTTGTTGGTCAAAATGGAGCAGGAAAAACCACATTAACCAAATTATTATTACGTTTTTACGAACCCACTTCAGGACAAATACTTTTAGATGGTGTTAATATTAATCGCTTTGATAAAGCAAAGTATCAAGCTTTTTTTGGTGTGATTTTTCAAGACTTTTTTAGGTATGAGTTTACAGTTAGAGAAAACATTGCAATAGGAGACATCGGTCAAATTGAAAATCAAGAAAAAATTGAAAACGCAGCCGAACTAAGTCTAGCCAATCAAGTCGTGTCAGAACTTAAAAAAGGATACGACCAACAACTTGGTAAACGTTTTGCAAAAGGACAAGAATTATCTGGTGGACAGTGGCAAAAAGTGGCATTAGCCAGAGCTTATATGAAAGATGCTAAAGTGATGATTTTGGACGAACCAACATCTGCATTAGATGCTAAAGCAGAAAGTGACGTTTTTGAAAGATTTATAGGTCTAACCGAAGACAAAACTAGTATTATAATATCTCACAGATTTAGTACAGTAAGACAAGCAAATAAAATTTTAGTATTAGATGAAGGTCGCGTACTAGAAATGGGTACACATGAGGATCTAATGGCTAACAAGTCATTATATGCTGACTTATTTAAACTACAAGCAGAAGGATACCAATAA
- a CDS encoding DUF2480 family protein — protein sequence MAEEIINRVANSKLITLDLEDYYPKGQRVLLDIKDWLFQELVLKEKDFREYIKNHDWSQYQNQYVAITCSADAIIPDWAFMLLVVNLEPFVEKCHIGTLEDLETSIYQDLISAIDGTIYQDKPVIIKGCSNKPVPINAYVMITNKLKPYAKSIMYGEACSFVPLYKRQ from the coding sequence ATGGCTGAAGAAATTATTAATCGCGTAGCAAATAGTAAATTAATTACACTAGACCTTGAAGATTACTATCCAAAAGGACAACGTGTTTTATTAGATATTAAAGATTGGTTGTTCCAAGAATTGGTTTTAAAAGAAAAAGATTTTAGAGAATATATCAAAAATCACGATTGGAGTCAGTACCAAAATCAATACGTAGCAATCACTTGTAGTGCAGATGCTATCATTCCGGATTGGGCTTTTATGTTATTGGTCGTAAATTTAGAACCTTTTGTCGAAAAGTGCCATATTGGAACACTAGAGGATTTAGAGACTTCCATTTACCAGGACTTAATCAGTGCTATTGATGGTACAATATACCAAGATAAACCTGTAATAATTAAAGGTTGTAGTAACAAGCCAGTGCCTATAAACGCTTATGTTATGATAACTAACAAGCTTAAACCATATGCTAAATCTATCATGTATGGAGAGGCGTGTTCTTTTGTTCCTTTATACAAACGTCAATAA